A stretch of the Zeugodacus cucurbitae isolate PBARC_wt_2022May chromosome 6, idZeuCucr1.2, whole genome shotgun sequence genome encodes the following:
- the Shoc2_2 gene encoding protein windpipe codes for MQLLRTHSGALKLPIIYASLLLLCCLLVEGTPAPSKEAISTVNATATTDSNNQYNCPADCQCVLTHNTHTPMLHAKCTSLEGLRLYEAKESSLPIHSVDLSYLNLKRLSHPLERLPSVTSIDLSHNELHEFGHLGRRIKKLNLKHNRITSSKLSKLPAHVQVLNLQHNDITYLPLDLTRLSNLVTLELSHNQINCSCETLEVRNWLQERHVFMEHAVTCTYPVEVKGKSWLQVKQSDICEHEKNGRLNDEEDNELMMGDQPVEGSGDQDDEDELGKAFIPLDKASTAKTNVAQLDTVEGSGDLSDVNAPVNLAMTTVLPAVESSQEHVTTDAPPQPIEQEEEDDDGSGSGAGILIIPSIARDRLITDDFDTPDEDDTDDAFDSKPVEEPKPEEEGEQKESADIFGAGMGIFDTDESGVKNAQAAEPVTEEAIVPVVHHNVEAEGVPDVSTEGTTNGESSAVLTANVAGEQKDDSNATYFLLAVLGFIVVGLILYVGIKRCKHSRNAAHDAENPRQTELLDMDKKNLGKPLRNGNEHAPLIGDQTKSDLAKPINGTGQKKPYDASDVKDGPGQQQPLLNGSNGTSPNDQVSKEQAAPVSEASAPHEYHPITPRYPTPKSPRASKYAQYPQEGAEHNNNNNNDDSHLPSSPKLGRYSPVYSPETGRVKIKLTETPRPKTPMLVTRSKSNAGDIITTPVAATNGIDNSLSVPGVHAPTATLVNGH; via the coding sequence ATGCAGCTCTTACGTACACACTCCGGAGCGCTAAAGCTTCCGATAATCTACGCTTCTTTGCTTTTACTCTGCTGTCTACTCGTTGAAGGTACGCCCGCGCCTAGCAAAGAGGCAATTAGTACGGTAAATGCTACCGCCACAACTGACAGCAACAACCAATACAACTGCCCAGCTGATTGTCAATGCGTTTTGACGCATAACACACACACCCCAATGTTGCATGCGAAATGCACCAGTTTGGAGGGTTTACGTCTATATGAGGCCAAAGAATCATCACTGCCCATACACTCGGTGGACTTGTCTTACTTGAATTTGAAACGCTTGTCACACCCGCTGGAGCGGTTACCCAGCGTCACCTCCATCGATCTGTCGCACAATGAACTGCACGAATTCGGTCATTTGGGGCGTCGCATTAAGAAGTTGAACCTCAAGCATAATCGCATAACATCGAGCAAATTGTCCAAACTGCCGGCGCATGTGCAAGTTCTGAATCTACAACATAATGACATCACATATTTGCCATTGGATTTGACACGTCTGTCAAATTTGGTGACACTCGAATTGAGTCACAATCAAATCAATTGCTCATGTGAAACATTGGAGGTGCGCAATTGGCTGCAGGAGCGTCATGTCTTCATGGAACACGCCGTCACCTGTACGTATCCCGTCGAAGTGAAAGGTAAGTCATGGTTGCAGGTGAAACAGTCCGACATTTGTGAGCATGAGAAGAACGGACGCCTCAACGATGAGGAGGACAATGAACTGATGATGGGCGATCAACCAGTTGAAGGTTCCGGTGATCAGGACGATGAGGATGAGTTGGGTAAAGCTTTCATCCCACTCGATAAAGCAAGCACAGCGAAGACAAATGTCGCACAACTCGATACTGTTGAGGGTTCAGGCGATTTGAGTGATGTCAATGCGCCTGTGAACTTAGCTATGACTACAGTTTTGCCAGCCGTGGAGAGTTCGCAAGAACATGTAACCACCGATGCGCCACCACAGCCAATCGAGCAGGAGGAAGAGGATGATGATGGTTCTGGCAGCGGTGCTGGCATACTCATCATACCCAGTATTGCACGTGACCGCTTGATCACAGATGATTTCGATACACCCGATGAGGATGACACCGATGACGCATTCGACAGTAAGCCAGTGGAGGAGCCCAAACCCGAAGAGGAGGGTGAACAAAAGGAATCAGCTGATATTTTCGGCGCCGGTATGGGCATATTCGATACTGATGAAAGTGGTGTGAAAAACGCACAAGCTGCGGAACCTGTTACAGAGGAAGCCATTGTACCGGTTGTACACCACAACGTGGAGGCCGAGGGTGTGCCCGATGTAAGTACTGAAGGTACAACGAATGGTGAATCAAGCGCCGTTCTGACCGCAAACGTGGCTGGCGAACAGAAGGACGACAGTAACGCCACATATTTCCTATTGGCCGTACTCGGCTTCATTGTGGTCGGCTTGATACTCTATGTGGGCATCAAGCGCTGCAAGCACAGTCGCAATGCCGCACACGACGCTGAGAATCCACGCCAAACCGAATTACTCGACATGGATAAAAAGAATTTGGGCAAACCGTTGCGTAACGGCAACGAACATGCGCCACTCATTGGCGATCAAACCAAATCTGATCTCGCGAAACCGATCAACGGCACCGGCCAAAAGAAACCCTACGACGCGAGCGATGTAAAAGATGGTCCCggccaacaacaaccactgcTGAATGGCAGCAATGGCACATCGCCAAACGATCAAGTGAGCAAAGAGCAAGCAGCACCAGTGTCAGAGGCATCCGCACCACATGAATACCATCCGATCACACCGCGTTACCCCACACCGAAGTCGCCACGCGCCTCCAAATATGCACAATACCCACAAGAGGGTGccgaacacaacaacaacaataacaacgatgATAGTCATCTACCTTCGTCGCCGAAGCTGGGACGTTACTCGCCAGTGTACTCACCCGAAACGGGACGTGTCAAGATCAAGTTGACCGAAACCCCCCGTCCCAAGACACCGATGTTGGTGACACGCAGCAAATCGAATGCGGGTGATATCATAACGACGCCTGTAGCGGCAACGAACGGCATCGATAACAGTCTGTCTGTGCCCGGTGTGCATGCGCCGACGGCGACGCTGGTGAATGGCCACTAA